GAGAATCTTCAACGCGATAATATGATGAAACCTTCAGAAATAAGAGCCAAAGCAGCAAATGCGCCTGTCGTTAAAGAAATCATGGCGGAATTCAACGGTACATTTAGAGACTTCAAACATGATCAATAACACCTTGACAGCCATTGAAGGAATCAGGGTCGGCCACGAATCAGATTTTAATGGCGGAACAGGTGTTACGGTAATAATTTTCGACAGGCCTGCAATCGGTTCGGCAGACATATCTGGGATGGCGACATCAACCAGGCAGATTGATTCAATGGAAATAATGCATCCGGGAACTTCCGTACATGCATTGTGTCTGTCCGGCGGGTCGGCTTTCGGGCTGGATGCAGCAGGTGGGGTTGTAAGATATCTCGAGGATCAGGGGATAGGGCTGGATTTATCGGTAGCAAAGCTGCCAGTCGTGCCCACTGCCGTCATATATGACCTTTCTTTCATGGACGCAAAAGCTAGACCGACAAAGGATATGGCTTTCAAGGCCTGTATAAATGCAAGCGGATCACCGGTAATGCAGGGGACAATAGGCGCAGGCACAGGCGCGACGTGCGGAAAATTAAGAGGCGTTCTCAATGCAACAAAAACCGGACTCGGCTCAAGCTGTATAAAGGGGTTTAACGGTGTCAGTATGGGAGCGCTTGTAATAGCGAATCCTTTTGGGGATATTATTAATGGCCGCGGAGAAATCATTGCGGGGGCAAGGGAAGAGAAAGGTTTTCTTGATACGCGAAAGGCAATTGTTTCGGGGGAAAACAGAAGCAGGATAGGGGCGCCCTCCAATACCACGCTTTGCGTTCTGGTTACAGATGCTTGTCTGGATAAAATATCGGCGCTTCAGGTTGCAAGGATGGCGGGCAACGGCCTTTCAAGGCATATTTCACCATTTAACACGCCTTTTGACGGGGATATTGTTTTCTGTCTTTCCATTGGCGAGAAGGAGGCACATCCGCTTCACCTGGGAGTTATCGGCGCAAAGGCTGCAGAGGAAGCTTTGATCAACGCGGTCATGAAAGCCGGCTCCCTCGGCGGTCTTCCTGCACATAAAGATATTGTGAAATAATAAAGCCTCACTATTATCGCCATATGAAACCCGAACCATTCAACAGAAACATTCTGTATCTGATCGCCGGTGCATCAATAATCAGTTTTTCTGGTGTCTATGTAAAGCTGGTCAACGTCGGTCCGACAGTTGCAGGGTTTTACAGGACATTCATTGGCGCGGTATTTCTACTCGTTCTTTTAGTCATAAAAAGAGAACGTCTCTGGTATGGTATGAATAACTTTCTGATTTCCACGTTATGTGGACTTGCTTTTGCTGTGGATTTGTTTTGCTGGCATAAAAGCGTGCTTTATATCGGTCCGGGGCTTTCAACAATTCTGGCAAATTTCCAGGTCTTTTTCCTTGCGGCATTTGGATTTTTTATTTTGAAGGAAAGAATCGGCATAAAATTTCTTGGATCAATCATCCTGGCCGTAATCGGATTGTTTATGATCGTTGGTTTTAAATGGGGGGCATTTTCTGACAATTATAGATTAGGAATTTTCCTGGCATTGATTACCGCTGGAGCTTACTCATCATACATACTCCTCTTGAGACTGCTTCAGTCAAAGGAAAAAAGATTATCAACAACAGCAAACCTGGCGACTGTATCTATTATTACATCTGCATGCCTTTGCCTGCTGTCATTGATCGAGGGTCAATCTCTGATAATCCCGGATATATCAAGTGGTGCATATCTGATTACTTATGGTCTTATGAGTCAGGTTGTTGCCTGGCTGCTCATATCAAAGGCCCTGCCGAATGTGAAAACATCATTGGCAGGCCTTATATTGCTGCTTCAGCCGGCGCTGGCATTTGCCTGGGATATTCTATTCTTCAAGAGAGATATCGGAATAATATCGGGAATGGGTGTTCTTGTCGCTCTTGCTGGAATATATTTTGGTACTACACGGAGAAAAGATTCAGGAATTGACAATATTTAAGCTCAAAATTGGCGTTTAATATTAGACTTTACAAATAATTGGCAAGATAAGTGAATCATTATTGACGCTCAACAGTGTTTATGTATCAATATATTTAATATGAAAATCCAGCCGATGAGACATGATAGCACTGAAAAATATGAGAACTGAGTTTAAATATATCTGTCCCGTTTCTTTGACAAGCTATACGTCTATTCTATTAAGCCTGATGATTACGTTAATTCCATGGCAGTTATGGGGAAGTTACCATGATGCATATGGAAGAGGAGACACGAGTCCGGCCTTCAAGGAACTTCTTCATGATGCACAGAAGGGAGATACAGGCGCTGAATTTCAATTGGGAGTTATTTATGAACAGGGGCGAGGTGTTCCGCAGGATTTTTCAGAAGCTGCCAAATGGTACAAGAAAGCTGCTGCCGCCGGGCATCTGGAAGCGCAATACAATCTGGGTCTTCTGTACGAGGAAGGCCGGGGATTAGAGAAGGATTATAAGGAAGCTGCCAGGTGGTATTTGGAAGCGGCTGAAAAAGGGCTTGCCGAAGCGCAATACAATCTGGGCCTGATGTATGAGGAAAGCAGGGGCTTGCCAAAAAACAATCATGAAGCGGTTAAATGGTACAGAAAAGCGGCTGAGCAGGGAATGGCGGAAGCCCAATACTCTCTGGGAATTAAATATGAAACAGGCGAAGGGGTAGGACGTAACTATAGCGAGGCTGCAAAATGGTATAAAAAAGCCTCTGACCAGGGAAACGTCTATGCGCAATACTGTCTTGGCAGCCTCTATTGTAATGGCAGGGGGGTCCCTAAGGATTATAAGGAAGCTGTCAGGTTATATCTTAAAGCAGCTGATCAGGAATTGCCTGAAGCTCAATTTGCCCTTGGGCTGATCTTTGAAGAGGGTCTCGGAAGACCCAAGAATTTACCCGAAGCCTTGAAATGGTATAGAAAAGCTGCTGAACAGGGATTAAGTGAAGCCCAATACAATCTTGCGGTAAAATATGAGAACGGTGACGGTGTATCTCAGAATTATCAGGAAGCGGCAAAATGGTATCAGAAGGCTGCCGAACAGGGTGATTTGTATGCACAGATCAACCTGGGAAGCATGTACAGTAGCGGAAGAGGGGTTCCGCAGGATTACAAAGAGGCTCTCAAGTGGTTCAGAGCAGCAGCAGAAAAAGGTCTGGCGGAAGCGCAATTTAATCTTGGGCTGACATATGAAGAGGGAATGGGGGTTCAAAAAAATTATCTTGAAGCCGCCAAATGGTACCGTATGGCCGGCGATCAGGGGCTTGCTGAGGCACAATATAATCTTGGAATAATGTATGAGGAGGGATTGGGAGTGAACCAGGATTATCTGGAAGCGGCCAAATGGTATAAAAAAGCCTCGGAACAGGGGTTGGCAGATGCCCAGTATAATCTTGCATCTCTGTATCATGACGGCAAGGGCGTCCCTCAAGATTTTATCCTTGCCCATATGTGGTATAATCTTGCAGCTGCGCAGGGCAATCCCAATGCCTCCCAGAGCAGGAATGATCTTGCAAGCATAATGACCCCATCTCAGGTTGCCGAAGCCCAGAGACTGGCACGGGAATGGAAATCAAAACGGAAAACGAAATAAGCTTTTCAATCTTTGCCCGTTTTTGTTATCGATCCCCTTATGCCGGCTTTATAAAGTCTGCCGCAGGTTTCAAACATGATATAGCGGGTCGCCAGCAAGGGAATATTTTTCTGTTTTGCGAGTTCAACAGCCTCATTTAGAGGTTTCTTGCCTCTAACAAATATAATTGCAATAAGATCCATTGTATCTGCAGTGCGTACCACAAGTGGATTCGTAAGGCCCGTTAAAAGTATTGCTCCAGGTTTAGCGAAAGAGAGTACATCGCTCATGAGGTCGGCTGCAAACCCTGCCTTAACTTCAATGTCAAGTTTTGATTCACCGACTATTACTTCAGCATCAAGCAGTACCATTAACTCTTTCAGGGTCATATTTTCTCCATCTTCTTAATTTATCAAATCAAAGAGACATGATGTACTCATGTATGGCCTTGGCAGCTTTTCTCCCTACTCCCATTGCAAGAATAACAGTAGCTGCACCTGTTACTATATCTCCTCCTGCATATACACCTTTTCTTGATGTTTGTCCCGTTTCTTCATCAGCAATAATATATCCCCATTTGTTCGTATTGAGGCCGGGGGTTGTGCTTTGAACAAGAGGATTAGCACCAGTACCCACAGCCACCACGACTGTATCAACTTCCATCGTGTACTCGCTGCCCTTTTTTGGTACAGGCCTGCGTCTCCCTGAATCATCCGGCTCGCCAAGCTCCATCTGCTGGCATTCCATACCCACAACCCATCCTTTTTCGTTTCCTATATATCTGATAGGTGTGGTCAGAAGATGCAATTCTATTCCTTCCTCTTCGGCATGATGAATTTCTTCGATTCTGGCAGGCATCTCAACTCTAGATCTTCTATAAATCAGATAAACCTTTTCAGCACCTAGCCTCATGGCTGTCCTGGCAGCATCCATGGCAACATTGCCGCCTCCTATAACAGCCACCTTTTTCCCTTTGACAATTGGCGTGTCATACTCTGGGAAAAGATATGCCTTCATCAGATTTGATCTTGTAAGATACTCATTGGCTGAATAGACACCATTGAGGTTTTCTCCCGGTATGTTCATAAACGTGGGAAGGCCTGCGCCTGTTCCAAGAAAAACTGCGTGAAAACCGTCATTAAACAGATCATCAACAGTAAATATTCTTCCGATTACATGAGATGTTAGAACCTTGACGCCTAATTTTTTTAAATAATCTATTTCTGCAGCGACAATGGCCTTCGGCAATCTGAATTCAGGAATACCATAAACCAATACGCCACCCGGAATATGCAGCGCTTCGAATATCGTTACATCATGCCCGAGTTTGACAAGATCCCCTGCAACTGTAAGGCCTGCCGGTCCTGAACCTACTACTGCGACCTTTTTACCTGTTGATGAAGCAATTTCAGGGATAGAAATACTTCCCTGTGATCTTTCAAAGTCAGCCACAAACCTTTCAAGTCTTCCAATGGCTACACTATCACCTTTTTTCCCGCGCACACACTTTTCTTCACATTGTGTTTCCTGAGGACATACTCTTCCGCATATGGCTGGCAATGCATTGGTTTCTTTTATTTTTCTTGCAGCACCTGTAAAATCACCATTGGAAATCAGATTGATGAATCCTGGAATGTCAATCTCAACAGGACAACCTTCAATACAGGGTTTCGTTTTGCATTGTATGCAGCGATTTGCTTCGGTTATAGCAGCTTGAGGAGTGTATCCCAGAGGCACCTCGTCAAAATTGCGGGATCTTGCTTTTGCATCCTGTTCAGGCATCGGTTGCCTTTGAATATTCATCCTTTCTTTCATATCCATGAATCACCTCCCGGACCTGCATGAGCAGAAATGATCATAAGATTCTTTCTCCTGATCAAGATATATATGCTGTCTGTCAATGAGTTCCTTGAAATCAACAAGATGCCCGTCGAATTCCGGGCCGTCCACGCAGACAAACTTGGTTTTTCCTCCAACGCTTACCCTGCAAGCGCCACACATTCCTGTTGCGTCAACCATGATCGAATTCAGGGAAACCACAGTGGGTATATTATATTTCCTTGTAACATCACAAACAGCACGCATCATTGAGACCGGACCAATGGTGACAACCGTGTCTATATGCTTTCCAAGAAGAAGATAATTATTTTCCAATGCCTGACTAACAAATCCATGATAGCCGTATGAACCGTCGTCAGTTGAAACAATTAATTCATCCGATACCGCTTTCATTTCATCTT
Above is a window of Desulfomonilia bacterium DNA encoding:
- a CDS encoding DMT family transporter, translated to MKPEPFNRNILYLIAGASIISFSGVYVKLVNVGPTVAGFYRTFIGAVFLLVLLVIKRERLWYGMNNFLISTLCGLAFAVDLFCWHKSVLYIGPGLSTILANFQVFFLAAFGFFILKERIGIKFLGSIILAVIGLFMIVGFKWGAFSDNYRLGIFLALITAGAYSSYILLLRLLQSKEKRLSTTANLATVSIITSACLCLLSLIEGQSLIIPDISSGAYLITYGLMSQVVAWLLISKALPNVKTSLAGLILLLQPALAFAWDILFFKRDIGIISGMGVLVALAGIYFGTTRRKDSGIDNI
- a CDS encoding DRTGG domain-containing protein, yielding MTLKELMVLLDAEVIVGESKLDIEVKAGFAADLMSDVLSFAKPGAILLTGLTNPLVVRTADTMDLIAIIFVRGKKPLNEAVELAKQKNIPLLATRYIMFETCGRLYKAGIRGSITKTGKD
- the gltA gene encoding NADPH-dependent glutamate synthase; translation: MDMKERMNIQRQPMPEQDAKARSRNFDEVPLGYTPQAAITEANRCIQCKTKPCIEGCPVEIDIPGFINLISNGDFTGAARKIKETNALPAICGRVCPQETQCEEKCVRGKKGDSVAIGRLERFVADFERSQGSISIPEIASSTGKKVAVVGSGPAGLTVAGDLVKLGHDVTIFEALHIPGGVLVYGIPEFRLPKAIVAAEIDYLKKLGVKVLTSHVIGRIFTVDDLFNDGFHAVFLGTGAGLPTFMNIPGENLNGVYSANEYLTRSNLMKAYLFPEYDTPIVKGKKVAVIGGGNVAMDAARTAMRLGAEKVYLIYRRSRVEMPARIEEIHHAEEEGIELHLLTTPIRYIGNEKGWVVGMECQQMELGEPDDSGRRRPVPKKGSEYTMEVDTVVVAVGTGANPLVQSTTPGLNTNKWGYIIADEETGQTSRKGVYAGGDIVTGAATVILAMGVGRKAAKAIHEYIMSL
- a CDS encoding tetratricopeptide repeat protein, whose amino-acid sequence is MRTEFKYICPVSLTSYTSILLSLMITLIPWQLWGSYHDAYGRGDTSPAFKELLHDAQKGDTGAEFQLGVIYEQGRGVPQDFSEAAKWYKKAAAAGHLEAQYNLGLLYEEGRGLEKDYKEAARWYLEAAEKGLAEAQYNLGLMYEESRGLPKNNHEAVKWYRKAAEQGMAEAQYSLGIKYETGEGVGRNYSEAAKWYKKASDQGNVYAQYCLGSLYCNGRGVPKDYKEAVRLYLKAADQELPEAQFALGLIFEEGLGRPKNLPEALKWYRKAAEQGLSEAQYNLAVKYENGDGVSQNYQEAAKWYQKAAEQGDLYAQINLGSMYSSGRGVPQDYKEALKWFRAAAEKGLAEAQFNLGLTYEEGMGVQKNYLEAAKWYRMAGDQGLAEAQYNLGIMYEEGLGVNQDYLEAAKWYKKASEQGLADAQYNLASLYHDGKGVPQDFILAHMWYNLAAAQGNPNASQSRNDLASIMTPSQVAEAQRLAREWKSKRKTK
- a CDS encoding P1 family peptidase, producing MINNTLTAIEGIRVGHESDFNGGTGVTVIIFDRPAIGSADISGMATSTRQIDSMEIMHPGTSVHALCLSGGSAFGLDAAGGVVRYLEDQGIGLDLSVAKLPVVPTAVIYDLSFMDAKARPTKDMAFKACINASGSPVMQGTIGAGTGATCGKLRGVLNATKTGLGSSCIKGFNGVSMGALVIANPFGDIINGRGEIIAGAREEKGFLDTRKAIVSGENRSRIGAPSNTTLCVLVTDACLDKISALQVARMAGNGLSRHISPFNTPFDGDIVFCLSIGEKEAHPLHLGVIGAKAAEEALINAVMKAGSLGGLPAHKDIVK